The following proteins are co-located in the Flammeovirga kamogawensis genome:
- a CDS encoding cyclic nucleotide-binding domain-containing protein, with product MNIIASRIYYYLPKKNIFSKLSQLLNKDNSNWLSLFFAAEGAAIAIAFSVTYTLLFKERAVDNLPFAFMFSGVSILLIARLFAYLERRLRVEHLNAAYSLLKILTALLIGYLSIGKPDYLGILSLIVCVKALIFFEDCTYWAIVEHIYSNPNEMKAFDKAKSFKIVFKLTGFLIVLVGSKFASIQAMSFWIAPIYVIAGWGLWQVLSSDKVKKRLEKYHDTVTRPSRKFTPESFWAFGITNPYVFKLGLLTFCIASVWAIVEFFFMIDLRMTLYTPTKGIYALALLLIISYAIVSVVQPFLNARKLQDIGIKKLLQFTPIILLIIVSCTYLFIKFSPSKVPIFLALVAIAFIFTRHVIFSTITPSLLRPIQSKHRGFTFGILRGFFSSIGLFFAGVLLWIIDVDRPFDEGQIILWILVSLLILWWLTAKIVSRDYRVIIRRAFLLRDMESYEIATHDKEVSRLLASKLTSKLPEDIIYALEANTVINPKKNEAIILHMLRHPDSAIRYFSIDFSQNNLTEKVAETIKNIALYDDDPKVKKKAIVSTCKYDPTFIHQVIDWIDDKEDEIKKGALYGLLSSESEEQRNIALNYIKASVKSEDIHTALFALEVLAKVSPLESEPYIFDALLSSDDLLIERSIEVAAIVKSPTHLPLLISLLKESKFNDTILRTLIAYGEDCLDIIENELFVNKRREDIYLITLCKALGKIDAPKSYEILWLLVDYPWPFMRMAAYNALKRLKYRPKCKSDFDLLNKHLERFFSNYYWLCNAIYVLKHEKPFRAMLSKALNEELVLIEENIRTIQEFLIVGKGEQLYRKTDSEHKQFDISDQESLLQNAEIEKNLWKTMPSSIYQKLIIVLGYYDLEAKMQKLGDYYSSNLVDPLSITLGIIRPFSYNRPLFNTWTKITALISVRDSMSPSLLKYIGQILNKDNIKLIEPALISLKRIEDYQDISVSKVLDELVTPDRKKWLMGILNEGTKPLLELEKVILLKSTNLFRETPEHVLVDIASIMHEVRIPRDSTIFRKGEESKEMYIIYEGEVKLHDGNFTFSNLMNRDLFGDLSILDSSPRTLSATTTKDSVLLRIEQDDFLALMGYRRSLMQGIMKVLGQRIRNKEHNFANFTKEKM from the coding sequence ATGAACATAATTGCATCCAGAATTTATTACTACCTTCCTAAAAAGAATATTTTTAGTAAACTATCTCAGTTGCTAAATAAAGATAATTCTAATTGGCTTTCTTTATTCTTTGCTGCAGAAGGTGCTGCAATTGCAATAGCCTTTTCTGTAACCTACACTTTATTATTTAAAGAAAGAGCAGTAGATAATTTACCTTTTGCATTTATGTTTTCGGGAGTTAGTATTTTATTAATTGCCAGACTATTTGCTTACTTAGAAAGAAGACTTAGAGTAGAACACCTAAATGCTGCTTACTCATTATTAAAAATTTTAACTGCTCTATTAATTGGCTATTTAAGTATTGGTAAGCCTGATTATTTAGGTATTCTTAGTCTAATTGTATGCGTAAAAGCATTAATATTTTTTGAAGACTGTACCTATTGGGCTATTGTAGAACACATCTACTCAAACCCTAATGAGATGAAAGCTTTTGATAAAGCTAAATCTTTTAAAATTGTATTTAAACTTACCGGTTTCTTAATTGTATTAGTAGGTTCTAAATTTGCAAGTATACAAGCAATGTCATTTTGGATAGCTCCAATTTATGTTATTGCCGGGTGGGGTTTATGGCAAGTTCTTTCTAGTGATAAAGTTAAAAAACGGTTAGAAAAATACCATGATACTGTAACAAGACCTTCTAGAAAATTCACTCCAGAAAGTTTCTGGGCTTTTGGAATTACAAACCCCTACGTTTTTAAATTAGGTTTACTAACATTTTGTATTGCCAGCGTGTGGGCTATTGTAGAGTTTTTCTTTATGATAGATCTACGAATGACGCTTTACACACCTACTAAAGGAATTTATGCTTTAGCGTTATTATTAATCATATCTTATGCTATTGTTTCTGTAGTACAACCTTTTCTTAATGCTAGAAAACTTCAAGATATTGGTATCAAAAAACTTCTACAGTTTACACCAATCATTTTATTAATAATAGTTAGCTGTACTTACTTATTTATAAAATTTAGTCCTTCAAAAGTTCCTATCTTTTTAGCCTTAGTTGCTATTGCTTTTATTTTCACAAGGCATGTAATATTTTCAACAATTACTCCTTCATTATTAAGACCAATACAAAGTAAACATAGGGGCTTTACCTTTGGAATATTAAGAGGCTTTTTTAGTTCTATCGGGCTTTTCTTCGCTGGTGTTTTATTATGGATTATTGATGTTGATAGACCTTTTGATGAAGGACAAATTATACTATGGATTCTAGTAAGCCTATTAATATTATGGTGGTTAACTGCCAAAATTGTATCAAGAGATTACCGTGTAATTATTCGAAGGGCGTTTCTGTTAAGAGATATGGAAAGCTATGAAATAGCTACACATGATAAAGAAGTTAGTAGATTACTTGCATCAAAATTAACCTCTAAATTACCAGAGGATATTATCTATGCACTTGAAGCAAACACTGTCATAAATCCAAAAAAGAATGAAGCTATTATTTTACATATGCTTCGCCACCCTGACAGTGCTATTCGTTATTTTTCAATTGATTTCAGTCAGAATAACTTAACTGAAAAAGTTGCTGAAACAATAAAAAATATTGCTCTATATGATGATGACCCTAAAGTAAAAAAGAAAGCCATTGTCAGTACATGTAAGTATGATCCAACCTTTATACATCAAGTAATTGATTGGATTGATGATAAAGAAGATGAAATAAAAAAAGGGGCTTTATATGGTTTATTATCATCTGAGTCTGAAGAACAAAGAAACATTGCTCTAAATTATATTAAAGCATCGGTTAAGTCAGAAGATATACATACAGCATTATTTGCATTAGAAGTACTTGCTAAAGTTTCTCCTTTAGAAAGTGAACCTTATATTTTTGATGCTCTTTTAAGTAGTGACGATCTATTAATTGAAAGAAGTATTGAAGTTGCAGCAATTGTAAAAAGTCCAACACACTTACCTCTTTTAATCTCGTTACTAAAAGAAAGTAAGTTTAATGATACCATCTTAAGAACGTTAATTGCCTACGGAGAAGATTGTTTAGATATTATAGAAAATGAACTCTTTGTAAATAAAAGGAGAGAGGATATTTATCTTATTACTTTATGTAAAGCGTTAGGAAAAATAGATGCTCCAAAATCTTATGAAATCTTATGGCTTCTGGTTGATTACCCTTGGCCTTTTATGAGAATGGCAGCATACAATGCTTTAAAGAGATTAAAATACCGTCCTAAATGTAAAAGCGATTTTGATTTGCTGAATAAACATTTAGAAAGATTTTTCTCTAATTACTACTGGTTATGCAATGCTATTTATGTTTTAAAGCATGAAAAACCATTTAGAGCAATGTTATCAAAAGCATTAAATGAAGAGCTCGTTTTAATAGAAGAAAACATAAGAACAATTCAAGAATTTTTGATTGTAGGTAAAGGCGAACAACTGTATAGAAAAACAGATTCAGAACACAAACAATTTGATATATCAGATCAAGAATCTCTTTTACAAAATGCAGAAATAGAGAAGAATTTATGGAAAACAATGCCTTCTTCCATCTATCAGAAATTAATTATTGTTTTAGGGTATTATGATCTTGAAGCAAAAATGCAGAAACTAGGAGATTACTACTCTTCTAATCTTGTAGATCCTCTTAGTATCACATTAGGAATCATTCGCCCTTTCTCTTATAACCGTCCACTTTTTAATACTTGGACAAAAATTACTGCACTTATAAGCGTGAGAGATTCAATGTCTCCAAGTTTATTAAAATATATAGGACAAATATTAAACAAGGACAATATCAAACTTATTGAACCTGCCCTTATCAGTTTAAAACGAATAGAAGATTATCAAGATATCTCTGTTTCAAAAGTATTAGATGAATTAGTTACTCCGGATAGAAAAAAATGGCTCATGGGAATATTAAACGAAGGAACAAAACCTCTATTAGAATTAGAAAAAGTTATACTTTTAAAATCAACTAATCTATTTAGAGAAACACCGGAACATGTATTGGTAGATATTGCAAGTATAATGCACGAAGTACGTATCCCTAGAGACTCTACAATTTTTAGAAAGGGGGAGGAAAGTAAAGAAATGTATATTATTTATGAGGGAGAAGTAAAATTACATGATGGTAATTTTACATTCAGTAACCTTATGAATAGAGATCTTTTTGGTGATCTTAGTATTCTTGATTCATCACCTAGAACTTTATCTGCTACAACAACAAAAGATTCCGTTTTACTAAGAATTGAACAAGATGATTTTCTTGCTTTAATGGGCTATAGAAGAAGTTTGATGCAGGGTATTATGAAAGTTCTTGGGCAAAGAATTAGAAATAAGGAACATAACTTTGCTAATTTCACTAAAGAAAAGATGTGA
- the rho gene encoding transcription termination factor Rho encodes MYTRKLLEARLLSELKDIAEGLSMKNFSNLRKKELIERIEKHVNATQGKNSPSPSKAEKTSSPTKQPAKDVTPTASNDTAPKKTEAKPSVENEKNQDSPRQDRTRLNRRKPQPGQGQGQQRERVKRENVKKGNNGPKNQSNQANKDLKGKRKGKGGQQPPKQITHDDIMSLEEIDLGTDPLDDLPDFDMFLDDDNTEGLPTLEQERESAIHQKELDPPKAPAPKISVKDFDGVISSEGVLEIMSDGYGFLRSSDYNYLAGPDDIYVSPSQIKLFGLKTGDTVKGNIRPPKDGEKYFALLRVDTVNGKTTDEIRDRIPFEYLTPLFPQDQLHLSTKPQIYSTRVLDLFAPIGKGQRGMIVAQPKTGKTVLLKEVANAIAQNHPECYLIILLIDERPEEVTDMQRSVNAEVIASTFDETADKHVKVSSLVLEKAKRMVECSHDVVILLDSITRLARAYNTVSPSSGKILSGGVDANALHKPKRFFGAARNVENGGSLTIISTALIDTGSKMDEVIFEEFKGTGNMELQLDRKLANKRIYPAIDIPMSGTRREDLLMDKDTLQRVWIMRRMMSDMKSAEAMEFLQSNMRGTRSNEDFLISMNK; translated from the coding sequence ATGTATACAAGAAAGCTACTAGAGGCTAGACTGCTATCTGAATTAAAAGATATCGCAGAGGGTCTTAGCATGAAAAATTTCAGTAACCTTCGTAAGAAAGAGCTAATTGAAAGAATTGAAAAGCATGTAAATGCTACTCAAGGAAAAAATAGCCCTTCTCCATCAAAAGCTGAAAAAACTTCTAGCCCCACAAAACAACCTGCAAAGGATGTTACACCGACTGCCTCTAACGATACAGCCCCTAAAAAAACAGAAGCTAAACCTTCAGTTGAAAACGAGAAAAATCAAGATTCTCCTCGTCAAGATAGAACACGTTTAAATCGTCGTAAGCCACAACCAGGGCAAGGACAAGGACAACAACGTGAGCGAGTAAAAAGAGAAAATGTTAAGAAAGGAAACAACGGTCCAAAAAACCAAAGTAACCAAGCTAACAAAGATCTAAAAGGTAAACGTAAAGGAAAAGGTGGACAACAACCTCCTAAGCAAATTACCCACGATGATATAATGTCTTTAGAAGAAATCGATTTAGGTACTGATCCGTTAGACGATTTACCAGATTTCGATATGTTCTTAGACGATGATAACACTGAAGGTCTTCCTACTTTAGAGCAGGAAAGAGAAAGTGCAATTCATCAAAAAGAATTAGACCCTCCAAAAGCTCCTGCCCCTAAAATTTCAGTAAAAGATTTTGATGGTGTAATTAGTAGTGAAGGTGTTTTAGAAATTATGTCTGATGGATATGGTTTCTTAAGATCTTCAGATTATAATTACTTAGCAGGTCCTGATGATATATATGTATCTCCATCTCAAATCAAATTATTTGGTTTGAAAACTGGTGATACTGTGAAAGGAAATATTCGTCCTCCAAAAGACGGTGAAAAATATTTCGCTTTACTAAGAGTTGATACAGTTAATGGTAAAACAACTGATGAAATTCGTGATCGTATTCCATTTGAATACTTAACACCACTTTTCCCTCAAGATCAGTTACACTTATCAACTAAACCTCAAATTTATTCTACACGTGTTTTAGACTTATTTGCCCCAATTGGTAAAGGTCAGCGTGGTATGATTGTAGCTCAGCCTAAAACTGGTAAAACAGTTTTATTAAAAGAGGTTGCTAATGCAATTGCACAAAACCATCCAGAATGTTATTTGATTATACTTCTAATAGACGAACGTCCTGAAGAAGTTACAGATATGCAACGTAGTGTAAATGCAGAAGTAATTGCTTCTACATTTGATGAAACAGCAGACAAACACGTTAAAGTTTCTTCTCTAGTTTTAGAGAAAGCAAAACGTATGGTTGAATGTTCTCATGATGTTGTTATCTTATTAGATTCAATTACACGTTTAGCTCGTGCTTATAACACTGTTTCTCCTTCATCTGGTAAAATTTTATCTGGTGGTGTTGATGCAAATGCTTTACACAAACCTAAACGTTTCTTTGGTGCTGCAAGAAATGTAGAAAACGGAGGTTCTTTAACAATTATCTCTACTGCATTAATTGATACAGGTTCTAAAATGGACGAAGTTATCTTCGAAGAATTTAAAGGAACAGGTAACATGGAACTTCAATTGGATAGAAAGCTTGCAAACAAGCGTATCTACCCTGCTATTGATATCCCGATGTCTGGTACTCGTAGAGAAGACTTATTAATGGATAAAGATACATTACAACGTGTTTGGATTATGCGTAGAATGATGTCTGACATGAAGTCTGCAGAAGCAATGGAATTTTTACAAAGCAATATGAGAGGTACTCGTTCAAATGAAGATTTCTTGATCTCAATGAACAAATAA
- a CDS encoding neutral/alkaline non-lysosomal ceramidase N-terminal domain-containing protein has protein sequence MIKKIYISLAVIIALALLLLGRIDRTPLQSTEEYKNTFLNVEKTLEEVHSEIPSKDTLLIGWAAKSILTDKKELPMAGYGYRTVKAVRDTLYARAFAFDDGVHESFVLTLDLMIFPIEVRKRLSKELPKIGLSSDNILYSAIHTHNGIGGFNPSLMGNLSVGEYSEEVVQKIVNSSLAAIKEASNNKIKGSVGFVKTLAPEWVTNRIVDNGTKENSVRVIKLSRIDGSNAAIVTFNAHATCIDMDYWILSRDYTGEWVDNLEASDAIDFAAYCAGMVASHGPANPKNESSFEHIKDMGKSLTDSTLKVWNDAEMKFITTASIYKIPIDFRPSQVRIDATLNIKVRDWVFKLASGGLHGNVTYFKLGNIDWFGMPSDFSGEIALEYKYDSIATTRNKDVMITSFNGDYVGYITCDTYYDSLDSFEVREMNWVGPEYGDYFGDIIKELIEN, from the coding sequence TTGATTAAGAAAATATACATTTCATTAGCAGTTATAATTGCACTTGCTCTGTTACTTTTAGGTAGAATTGATAGAACTCCACTTCAATCTACAGAAGAGTATAAAAATACATTTCTTAATGTTGAAAAGACTTTAGAAGAAGTTCATAGTGAAATACCATCTAAAGACACACTCCTTATAGGATGGGCTGCTAAAAGTATTCTTACTGACAAAAAAGAATTACCTATGGCAGGATATGGTTATAGAACAGTTAAAGCTGTTAGAGATACTCTTTACGCTAGAGCCTTTGCATTTGATGACGGAGTACATGAATCTTTCGTTTTAACATTAGACTTGATGATTTTTCCTATTGAAGTACGAAAAAGACTTTCTAAAGAATTACCTAAAATTGGCTTATCATCTGATAACATCCTTTATTCTGCCATTCATACACATAATGGTATTGGTGGGTTTAACCCTAGTTTAATGGGTAATTTATCTGTCGGCGAGTATTCTGAAGAAGTAGTTCAAAAAATTGTAAATTCATCTCTTGCGGCTATAAAAGAAGCAAGCAATAATAAAATAAAGGGGAGTGTAGGCTTTGTAAAAACTCTAGCACCAGAATGGGTTACTAATAGAATTGTTGACAATGGTACTAAAGAAAACTCAGTCAGAGTAATTAAATTAAGTAGAATTGATGGGAGTAATGCAGCCATAGTTACCTTCAATGCACATGCTACTTGCATTGATATGGATTATTGGATTTTATCAAGAGATTATACTGGAGAATGGGTTGATAATTTGGAAGCATCAGACGCTATAGATTTTGCAGCTTATTGTGCAGGAATGGTAGCTAGTCATGGGCCTGCAAATCCAAAAAATGAAAGCTCTTTTGAGCATATTAAAGATATGGGAAAATCTTTAACCGATTCTACTTTAAAAGTTTGGAATGATGCTGAAATGAAATTTATAACTACAGCTTCAATTTATAAAATACCTATTGATTTTAGACCTTCTCAAGTAAGAATTGATGCAACCTTAAATATTAAAGTAAGAGATTGGGTATTTAAGTTAGCCTCTGGTGGTTTACATGGGAATGTCACTTATTTTAAATTAGGTAATATTGATTGGTTCGGTATGCCTTCTGATTTTTCAGGAGAAATTGCTTTAGAATACAAATATGACTCCATCGCTACTACAAGAAATAAAGATGTTATGATTACTAGTTTTAATGGTGATTACGTTGGCTATATAACCTGTGACACTTATTATGACTCTTTAGATAGCTTCGAAGTAAGAGAAATGAACTGGGTAGGACCCGAATATGGAGACTACTTTGGTGATATTATCAAAGAATTGATAGAAAATTAA
- a CDS encoding DUF4136 domain-containing protein, whose product MKTFIIKAVTLLSMVALVQGCYPGGAEYTSDLDIAISQYESAEKLRSYKTYYLSETMDIRGSKNADTLTSAQQDEIIANTDALLKSTLNLSEITNPTAEGDADIVVQLTQIAIQQTGVAWTPGYPGYPGWGYPGWGYPGWGYPGYPGGGYYPWGGYSYYQYSNGSVIVDFIDVAETKKLNEGTVQGDTVVLYLGWVGGLNGVLSRSNNVSIVNDGIETLFNQYNTAKAGTDN is encoded by the coding sequence ATGAAAACTTTTATTATTAAAGCTGTTACTCTTTTGAGTATGGTTGCTCTTGTGCAGGGATGTTACCCTGGAGGAGCTGAATATACTAGTGATTTAGATATTGCTATCTCACAGTATGAATCTGCAGAAAAACTACGTTCGTATAAAACGTACTACTTATCTGAGACAATGGATATCAGAGGATCTAAAAATGCTGATACTCTAACATCTGCTCAACAAGATGAAATTATAGCTAACACAGACGCTTTATTGAAATCTACTCTAAATCTTTCTGAGATAACAAACCCAACTGCTGAAGGTGATGCAGATATTGTTGTTCAGTTAACACAAATTGCTATCCAGCAAACAGGTGTGGCTTGGACGCCAGGTTACCCAGGTTATCCAGGATGGGGTTACCCAGGTTGGGGCTATCCAGGATGGGGATACCCAGGTTACCCAGGTGGAGGTTATTACCCTTGGGGTGGTTACTCATATTACCAATATAGTAATGGTAGTGTAATTGTAGACTTTATTGATGTTGCAGAAACAAAGAAACTAAATGAAGGAACTGTACAAGGTGATACAGTAGTACTTTATTTAGGTTGGGTTGGCGGATTGAACGGTGTTTTATCTCGTTCAAATAACGTTAGTATTGTAAATGATGGTATTGAAACATTATTTAACCAATACAATACTGCAAAAGCTGGAACTGACAATTAA
- a CDS encoding outer membrane beta-barrel protein yields MKKYILSVVFALFALGATAQESNFIITYQMSQPLGETNDYISAFSGRGFGMEWRQHLATAPLSFGLSVDWNVLYEKTSDQYNSNGVIADGKQYRYMNIVPILAHANYYFNKDGITNPYIGVGVGTYYINQRTEFGQWAIVEDNWHFGFAPEIGVIADVNPSIDMIFSVRYNYALKAGDSVDHSYLGINVGFVY; encoded by the coding sequence ATGAAAAAATATATTTTATCTGTAGTTTTTGCTCTATTTGCATTAGGAGCAACAGCACAAGAATCGAATTTTATTATTACTTATCAAATGTCTCAGCCGTTAGGCGAAACTAATGATTATATTAGTGCATTTAGCGGAAGAGGTTTTGGTATGGAATGGAGACAGCATTTAGCAACGGCTCCGTTATCTTTTGGTCTATCTGTAGATTGGAATGTTTTATATGAAAAAACATCTGATCAATACAATAGTAATGGTGTAATTGCTGATGGTAAGCAATACCGTTACATGAATATTGTTCCTATTTTAGCTCATGCTAATTACTATTTTAACAAAGATGGTATCACAAACCCTTACATTGGTGTAGGTGTAGGTACATACTATATTAACCAAAGAACAGAATTTGGACAATGGGCAATAGTAGAAGATAACTGGCATTTTGGTTTTGCTCCAGAAATTGGTGTAATAGCAGATGTTAACCCTTCTATTGATATGATTTTTAGTGTTCGTTATAACTACGCATTAAAAGCAGGAGATTCTGTAGATCATTCGTATTTAGGAATTAACGTTGGTTTTGTCTACTAA
- a CDS encoding TlpA family protein disulfide reductase: MKITKEFIIKELKSWGIFVAIIGALYFTGLLTDVAGTVQRFVVATGIVNADTDQGVSGKADYNWVLKEFETGKQVKLSDFKGKMIFLNVWASWCPPCIAEMPSIQSLYNQLKNKEDVVFILLNVDEDKTKASKFLKRKEYTFPIYQKVTSTPSIFYSNSIPSTYVINKDGEVIYNHQGLANYDSESFINMLTSD, encoded by the coding sequence ATGAAAATTACGAAAGAATTTATCATCAAAGAGTTAAAGTCTTGGGGGATATTTGTAGCAATAATAGGTGCACTTTATTTTACAGGTTTATTAACTGATGTAGCAGGAACTGTGCAACGCTTTGTAGTAGCTACAGGTATTGTAAATGCAGATACAGATCAAGGAGTGTCAGGTAAAGCCGATTATAATTGGGTATTGAAAGAATTTGAAACAGGTAAACAAGTGAAATTATCTGATTTTAAAGGAAAAATGATCTTTCTAAATGTATGGGCGTCTTGGTGCCCTCCATGTATTGCAGAAATGCCTAGTATTCAATCGCTCTACAATCAATTAAAAAATAAAGAAGATGTAGTTTTTATTTTACTGAATGTAGATGAAGATAAAACAAAGGCAAGTAAATTTTTAAAACGAAAAGAATATACCTTTCCTATCTATCAAAAAGTAACTTCTACACCGTCAATTTTCTATAGTAATTCTATACCATCAACCTATGTAATAAATAAAGATGGAGAGGTAATTTATAACCATCAAGGGCTAGCAAACTATGATTCTGAGAGCTTTATAAATATGCTAACATCTGACTGA